One window of the Sebastes umbrosus isolate fSebUmb1 chromosome 1, fSebUmb1.pri, whole genome shotgun sequence genome contains the following:
- the LOC119490482 gene encoding delta-type opioid receptor-like — translation MLPCNSTGSEDLLGNSSHAGLENVEQVLVPILDVLILVLGVGGHTVVMVILCRRRRCRVGCTGQSPQSSMTGTGTDVLLLALSAADLLLLSMLPFHTAAIAMQRWPFEEVMCRLVSFLGSACSSASAFTLAALAVSRYLTVVRPARAFGLLSPRRVSIAAALLWVPACCLATPQLVFRFVETPGRTSDGLACFAFRSHTDQLIYGLFHFLAAFLLPLVTIAVAYGSIYWFLWGRQHAGGAPQVERYQSRVTQTSAMLVLAFTLCWLPSYGLTLALLADNSSGATGASPRYGPFSVFARFMATSSTVMNPILYVLMSQKFRQDLMKLFGRRQRDSVAVAMTAA, via the coding sequence ATGCTGCCGTGCAACTCTACGggttcagaggatcttctggGAAACAGCAGTCACGCTGGGCTGGAAAATGTGGAGCAGGTCCTGGTCCCGATATTAGATGTACTGATTCTGGTGCTGGGAGTTGGCGGGCACACTGTGGTGATGGTGATCCTGTGTAGGAGGCGGAGATGTAGGGTGGGATGTACTGGACAGTCCCCTCAGAGCTCCATGACCGGCACAGGAACCGACGTCCTCCTGCTGGCTCTGAGCGCTGCAGACCTGCTTCTGCTCTCCATGCTTCCTTTCCACACTGCTGCCATCGCCATGCAGCGGTGGCCGTTTGAGGAAGTCATGTGTCGTCTGGTGAGCTTCTTGGGTTCGGCCTGCTCCTCGGCCAGCGCCTTCACGCTGGCCGCGCTGGCTGTGTCTCGCTATCTGACTGTGGTGCGGCCCGCCAGAGCCTTCGGCCTCCTCTCCCCTCGCCGGGTGTCTATAGCTGCTGCGCTCCTCTGGGTCCCGGCCTGCTGCCTGGCTACTCCCCAGCTGGTCTTTCGCTTTGTGGAAACCCCAGGGCGAACGTCTGATGGCCTCGCTTGCTTTGCTTTCCGGTCCCACACAGATCAGCTGATCTATGGATTGTTCCACTTCCTTGCGGCCTTCTTGCTTCCACTGGTCACCATTGCGGTGGCATACGGCAGCATCTACTGGTTCCTGTGGGGGAGGCAGCACGCCGGCGGCGCCCCCCAGGTAGAGCGATACCAGAGCAGAGTGACCCAGACGTCGGCCATGCTCGTGCTAGCTTTTACCCTGTGCTGGCTGCCGTCCTACGGCCTGACGTTGGCCTTATTGGCAGATAACAGCTCAGGGGCCACTGGCGCCTCACCACGTTATGGCCCCTTCAGCGTATTTGCACGCTTCATGGCGACCTCCTCTACGGTGATGAACCCCATCCTCTATGTACTGATGTCCCAAAAGTTCAGACAAGACCTAATGAAACTGTTTGGGCGCAGGCAAAGAGACAGTGTTGCTGTGGCTATGACTGCTGCCTGA